The genome window CAAGGAGGTGGAGGCTGGAGAAGGGGGGGGGTGAGACTATCTATTGGGGAGGTAGGCTTGGTCTCCGATTGTTTGCGGGTgcaaaaggggtggtggtggtggtcgggATAAGGTGTAAGCAAGCCCCAGACGCCTCTTAGGTCCATCTcgcaggggcggggcggggggggcagGTTTGCCACACACTGCCAAGGTGCCCTCTCTGGGTGCACCCCCAGCCAGAACGGGCGCCACGGGACAGGCTCCGGGAAAACTCAGGaccctggcggggggggggggggcgctacaGAAAATcgcgcccctccccccgccaacaAAAGCAAACACACCAAACAAAACCACGTCTTCATCCAGCTCCCCAGAAGCGTGGGCTTTTCAGAAACTACCCTCCTGACAAATGCACACTCCTTCCACCACCACTCCTCCAGGAAGCATCGCCCACCGACCCGACTGCACAGCCGGGGATGCGTCGTTTTCACAGCCCAGACCCTccgagaaaaaaagagaaaagacgcACCACCATCTACCAGCACAAatccgtgtatgtgtgtgtgtgtgtgtgtgtctgtgtgtgtgtgcgcgcgcgctttgtttttgtttttgtttttagggggcttttttttttttgccttacaaCGGCTGCTCGATTGTGCAGCCGACACACGGTTGCTTTAACCCTACAGGCCTAGGCTATTGGTTTGCGAAGGTGTTTTTGTCTTtgtgggttgttgttgttgttgttttgtgttttcggggtgggggggtggactgCAAGATCTGACACGTTGCGATCGGACCATttctctactccccccccccccttctctcttgtctCATTGATCTTCCTACTTGTTCGGGCAGATTAAACAGCTCGTTTTTCTCCAGTCTGTCGGTCTGTCTGCCTTGGCCCCTTCCCCCTTCTGGCTATTTGTGAGGACCGTGCACCTCGTTCAGGCACAGAATCGACTGCTGGGGAGGGCTGGAGGGACCCGGTTGGCAGgaacaaaaataagataaatataaaaaggagGACACCCCGGGGTGGGGTTCCCAGCACCCCGTCTCTACAACGCATCCCGAGCCACctgagtgggtggggggaggggggccgtAGAAATCGACCAGGAAGGCGTTTGCCTTCCTCGCCCTGCGCGCTCGGTCGAGAAAATAAAGAAACCTCACACAACAGCCTACACCTTCTTCCCCAACTATTGTTTCCTAAGAGAttcccaaagtttccttcaagctGCTTGCCCTCGCCAAGTTTCCCCGGGCGCAGGaccgtgggggtggggggctggggggtagtGCTGCAAGCGCTTTGTGGCCTGTTGGGGTGGGGGCGCGGTGGCACCCCAGGACACGGGGAGGGGAGGCTGTGTCGGTGGACGCGATGGCCCGAGCCCAGCCCTACTGTGAAGTAGACGAGAGGGAGACAGCGCCGAGCGGCCGAGCCCACGCCGCTAAGGActgggtgctggggctggggggggggggtgttattgttgtcctgtgtgcctgtgtgcttTCCTTTTGGAACCGCTGGGCTCTGCCTACGGCTTCCAACTTTCGGCTTCTAATCTCTACCCTACCCGGGAGCGAGCGACAGAAAAACAACACTTGTCTGCCCGAGAAAGctccagaggaaagggaaaaagaaaagaaaaaaaaaaaaaaaaaggaagaaaggcgaCCTCGAAGAGATGAGCTCTGGGCTCAGTTGTCAGCAAACAACAACACTCCCCCCCGCTCCTCGGCCGGGCGgtcctcccagcctgcctccagCCAGACGGACAGACCGACGCACcgaaagcccccagctcccccccgcTCGTCTTTGTTACATCTTTAGCAGCTTTGTGCGTGCGTGTCCTTTCTCCGGTGTCATCGGCTTTACAGCCGATGTGTGTGCTCGGGGAGGGGGGCGCGGGCCGAGCAGGCGACAGGGGTCGCCCGAGTGGGCGAGGAAGAAAGAGCCGGGCCCCAAGGAGCGACCGGGACCCCCAAacttacttttgttttctttctcgaTCTGCTCCAGGTAGCTGGCGGCCTCGAGCAGAATCTGCACGTTCTGCAGAAAAGTGTTGATGTGCTTCTCCATCGAGTTCTCGCTGGTGTTGAAAATGTCCGAGAAGGGGCACCTGAGCTTGGCCCCCGCGGGCTCCTCGGGCTGGGCCGGGGGCTGGGGCGCGGCCGGGGGCGCGGTGGGGGCCAGCCCCGCGCCCTCGCAGCGCGCCTCCTTGCGCGGCCGCCCGCGTTTGCCCATGGAGGCACCGGGGTCCGCCGAGCTCGTCCTCGTCTGGGGCTGCGCGGCCGGGCCGAGCTCCGGGCCCCAGGGGAGAACCGACTGGCTGGAGCGGAGGAGGCGCTGGGGCGAGCGGGCGACCTGGCTTCCCGAGCCTCGCTGCGTGCGGTTGTGTGttcgagtgtgtgtgagtgtgtgtcgggCTCGCGCTGTCGGTCTGTGTGTATGGGAGATTGAATGAACCTACAGGACAGACGGAGGCGCTCTGGCGCCTGGGTCCTAGTGCGAGCCCGTCGCCGGCGGACCGGTCAAAATAAAGGTGGAGACTAGTGCGGCAGGGGCCCGCCCCCTGCCCGCCTCTCCCTAAATCTTACCAGCGTGCAGCACTGTCGTTTTAACCataatgggggttggggggttggcACAATGCGATGGAATGCACCTGCATCGAAACAAACTataaactgtcttttttttttttttctcacttaaaaATAATATCCAGGGGCCAGGCGCaggcacacgtggttaagtgcacacatcacagtgcgctaggacccctggtctccacctgtagggggaagcttcaggagtgatgaagcagagctgcaggtgtctctctgtctctctcattctcttctttctctgttaatttctctctgtctctatccaataaatatattaaaatatttttaaaataataatatctaGCAAAGCGTCTAACACAGTGGCTGCACATTAATCTATAGGTCTTCAATAATGGTAGTTggtatgatttatttttaagatgaaaGCCCAGTGCAGGAAAACTATCGCATATATTCTGAAATCCCTTGCCTCCAATATACACAACCCTCatatcccttccctccccctaatacacacaccatacacaagcATGTGCCCTTTACACAGCCAAATGAAACCCCTAGGTCACCAAGTCCAGATGACAGTTTtgcccactctttctttctcccttcaaaTGCAAAGTGCTTTTCCAGGAAGGGGAGGAGATGTAAGCATCTCTCTCTACACTCCTCTCTCCAGCCTTGGTCCAGCTGTGTAAAGATCACACTAGGGTGTCCTCACACCTGGATCCCTTCTATTTGACAGGCAGAAGTGAAGGCCAGGACCTCTCCGCActactaccaccatcaccaccacacacacaaacacacctgctGAGTTCCACCTTTTGGCTCTGAAGTTCCTTACCCCAGCTGATGCATATCCACTGCTGCTAGTTATCATGATTTCCGGACCTGGAAGTGTAGAAGTCAGTCTGTAGAAGGTCATGGGGGAATGTCTCAGAGAAGGTTCAAGTTCCAGCTCTGCTGTGTGTACACTATGAACTTGGGCActgctcctctcccctcttgGTCTCTCCCAACCATGAAACCTCTGCTAAGCATGTGCTGACTGAACTACCCTGCCCAAATAAGACCTTTTTCTTCCAGTCCTGAACCATACAAGAACCATGGTCCTCTACTTAGCTTACATCTAAAGGGGAAACAAGACTCTTCTGCATGTCTTGGAAAACATCTAAGCAACAAGTTCATCTAAATAGTGTCACCTTGCAAGGCCACCTGGAGTTACTTTCCAGTGGAACTGTTTGCATTGACCACAGGGTGAATGCTGCCCCCTGGAATTGTGCAACATAGCCACCAACTCAGAGGCAGCTTCATACACATTTGTCAGGAAGACTTTTCCTGGAAACGGAAGTCTtttgaaaaaaggagagaaagcacATTTCTTATAGCACTTAGAGTACGCACACCTTCACAGAGCCTCAAGAAAGCTCTGTGTACTTTTGGAAAAGGAACAACCATCCACTGGCATTTTAAAGTTAGGCAGAGTCTTCAATTTGGGGCCATAATTATTATactatataataattattatatttttttgtcTTGAGACAAATTTTGCATGGTTGATCACAGCAACCTTTGGCTAGGGTACAGTAGtggctttatttgtttatttattttactattattattaccagagcactgatcagtgctGACTTTAGATGGTGCTGGGTTTTGAACCTAGGAccctggagccacaggcatggaagtttttttgtttttgtttttgttttgttttttaaatagagcactgctcagctctggtttataatggtacagaggattgaacctgggactttggagcctcaggcatgagagtctccttgcataaccattatgcaatccatCCCCAACCTAGAAGTCTTTTTGCAcgaccattatgttatttccctagCTCCTAGTAGTCTAAAAGCTGCAAGATAAAGATTTGCCTTCCACAGCCAGATCTGAGTTGTTAGTCCTGCCTGAACCACAGACTGAGTTGCTCATGTTGAAAAGTCTTTAAATATTGAAAAACTTCAGAAAAGTATATTTTCaaacaggtctttttttttttccaaattcatttTGTAAGAACTGGCACATATTAAATAGCCCTGGTTCTCCTTTGCCCCAAGTGAAAGATGAAAGTGAGGCAAGAAACTAGCCCAGCCCAGAGAAAACCTTAGTCATTTTCTGAACTTTTCTGTGAAAGCATGGGCCGACTGTGTACCCACACCATGCTGTAAGccacatacatgtacacatacactCACTGAGACAGGCACACCCCACATACCCCACACTTGAGTGCAGTGGGAGGGTgttttgtaattatttatttatccatcccTGTTTCATCTCTCATAGGTCTCTGTGAGCTTCAGAAAGCCCAGCGGGAATCTTCAAGCTGGGCCACGGATCTGACCAAAGCCAAAATAAACAATGGCTTGAAGAAAATCTACAAAAAAGTGCTgatttgcacaattcccacagtCAGCCACAACCCCCACCATCATTCCCATGGAAAACACCACTGCTGGTGCCAaatcaagccccccaccccacccccattataGCAGCattgttttttgttattatgTGAGTTCTTAGAATCAGACAATGGCACCACAAGAGACACAGTGGAGGCAGGAGAAATGCCTTTTTGTTTCACAGAGTCTGTGCTATTGTGCCCCTAGAGTCTCACATATAGTGCAGTTGTACATATTCACTTTTGAAACGTGTACTGTGAGTGAGGGATGTGCCAAAGGAAAGCTGAAAGCCCATCAAGTGTGAAATAAGGTTAGACTCTTActgctctctcccctcctccccccaccacatcACAATTAACAGATTTCTCTAATAAAGTTGGCCCTGACCAAAAGAGTGGTGTTACAGGGGTTATATCATGGGCCAGGCATCCAGGATGCTGAGTTACAAGCTTAGCTCCATTCCCAATTAGCTTTGCTTCCCAGGAAGAGCCATTCAAGCTTCTTGTACCTCACTTTCCTGGGGGTTAGACTCCATAAATAAACCGGCCCCTTTAGAAACTTGCTG of Erinaceus europaeus chromosome 14, mEriEur2.1, whole genome shotgun sequence contains these proteins:
- the LOC132532756 gene encoding uncharacterized protein LOC132532756 translates to MVDTSGEGPGGSPREAPASGTQLGGRWPAPFGAARPSAYVTGGHAGAPARAPQKRGLFRNYPPDKCTLLPPPLLQEASPTDPTAQPGMRRFHSPDPPRKKEKRRTTIYQHKSVSL